The genomic DNA ccacaggcaacgtattaacgaaaatgacgaattttcaagcaaacattaatctcctctatcaaacatactacgccttctaccctttttattaaaaagtagcctaagttctTTCGCTCCttattaagtgtctaaatacaaaatttcactgttacagctttaaaaatgacgaatttccatatgaccattcatcccctatttttacccactctcccctatttttttgcaataaaaagtagactatgttctttcgttcctcattaagtatctaaatacaaagttttactgttacagcctttaaaatgacgaatttccatattatgaccatttatcccttatttttacccattctccgctattttttgcaataaaaagtatcaaggtctattctatctcagttctaaattccatcaaaatcggttcactggtttaggcttggaagcgtaattacagacagacagagttactttcgcatttataatattagtagggattctgtgctccaagtctccaacgcacacttattcaatagcatttgttttttagtatccaatagcatttatccaacaatgaactttatccaatagcaataaagctcaaattgactctacgtattagttagaaaacgtttgtatgggataaagaaaagggctgtttttagggcttttccgtcaattatttgatattttctcaccttttaaaccttccctagacctccacgaataattcaagaccaagataagataaatccgttcagccgttctcgagttttagcgagacaaaggaacagcaattgatttttatatatatagatagatagatagatgtaAGTACACATTCTGACAAGTATCTAGTATCTGCATACGTCATCAAAAGTATGTACTAGATAATCTTGGATAGTTATACAGGAAAATATATCCACGTGTGTGAACATCTTGTCTAGGGTGATGTCCTGAGAATAGCAACAGACGGCACGGCGgatgaataataagtaaacagcCATCCGCGTTTACCTTGTCAGGGAAAATAAGCATTATACATAATGCAACTAAGCAATAAACACGATAATGGTGATTCGAGTTTATATCATTGAGATTACAAACATTACTTATCTAATACACAGACAAGTTTCTTATAACACTACCTAAAATAATCTCTTGAAGGCACTATTCAATGTTTTATATACATCGTGATTTTTCTAACAATTCAAACTTAGTAAATAACAACTCGAcctttaaataacaataagttacaaataatttaatttatatagtaGGTGCCTAGTCCTAATTTACTACTTATAGGTAAGTAGACACTTATATAGGTTCCAATCTTTAACTAGTATACTATAGGTAACAATAGTAGGTAACTATGATTACAGTGTAATCGTGGTGATGAAACCTTAAATAAAAACGTACAAGATTAAACATTACATTGCAACTTagctaatttaatattatatgtaacgTATGGTTTGACTATAATCGACTAATCTCATTTGAAATatgatttacaaataaatgcgATCGAATAATATACGTTTTGTGACATTCATATAGCACATCAAAATTatcttaagtacctacttattaaatcTCTAATTGGTCCCATGTTTTGAATGACCAACTAACACAATACTGTTATCACACACTCAATATAGTTACAAAAGGGGATGACCCACTAATTACCACTACACGACGGAATGGGGCCACGAATTTTAACTAGTCATCTAGATagataaattacataaataattaaatttattgtttatattatacttcTTTGCGGTATGTTCGTTTAACTAACACCATGAAGATATCACATTCGCGTGTTACAAAAGGAtagtaaaaaagttattttattttatgactcGATTCGATACAACCTCGCGTACCTAGAACATTAAGGCAAGTTCCGCGGATTGGCAAATAACGAAGAAGAACTACTCTTAATTTGAtcgtcaaatacataatattatggcCACTAAAGTTTTGTAAAACtacttaatgtttattataaagctCTAAACATATTCTGTTTCATTTGGTACGACCGCTTGTTGCTTTTAAAATGGTCGTCCGAAACTAACTATACATGGAAACGGGACATGTTTAAGCTGTTATAGGCAGTAAACAAAAGTCCAGTACAAAATATTGAAGACGATGAATAAGAGTGGGAACATGATTCGGGAGCGTTTGTCGATCCATGTGGCGATCTCCTGGGGCGTCATGGTGGTCCAGTTGTGCTTGGGAGGCTCGTCCGAGCCTTCGCTGCCGTTGCCTCTCTGTTGCTTGCCTCCCTGCCCAATTAGGTCGTCGAAGCTCTGCGTCGTGATGGTCGGCAGGTTCATTGCAGATGGGAAGCTCTGAAAATGTAGAAGAAAACCATAATGATACTTATTGCTAACTACAAGGATCAAAAGAATTGTAACAAGTAATAAAGAACATTAGAATATTGCAATAATGTCTATTTTGCTCTAATATTGCAACTGCAACCCATGATAGAATGAAGTAGCGATGACAACGACCAAAGTTGCCGTAATAACTAGTCTATTAATGAAGatagaaaatgtattgtttcaCAACGAAACTGCACAGGTGTGGTAgtgtaaaatgataaaaatgtgCAAATTCCGTATTGCTATTTGCTATCTAGACAATTTTAGtcatagtattatttttaattgttttaattcaatatgAACCTTACAGTCAGACTGATTGAGTCATAAATTGCACGTGTTATactaatcccatcaaaaacatcctgtaaaaaacccaagtctcgcagctcagtctttctaccgtcaaaagttgtgagatccatgtaataccaagtcggttaatctatttagtgtctacttgaagaaccttctgtcttaagttattacataagttattatcatgccaatattaaaaatatttaacgttttaaacaaatagatcgacttggacatcgcatgaaaacaaaatgaatattacaatattatattagattctttagtctctcgcgcctcacgcgattgaaactctcgttcctgttggtcgctggcccgtcgtgctgtgtagtgtgatacatactaataatcaaatcaagcgatgtccaagtcgatctatttgtttaaaacgttaaatatttttaatattggcatgataataacttatgtaataacttaagacagaaggtccttcaagtagacactaaatagattaaccgacttggtattacatggatctcacaacttttgacggtagaaagactgagctgcgagacttgggttttttacaggatgtttttgatgggatctcacttctttttgtagagcctttctttttgataccatctacttcctGTAATAGGTTAGGTTTCGAGGCACATCCGAACAGCATGAGGGCGCTCGCATACGGCTGCCGCTCGCTCGAAGGCATTCACATTTCATTGTTCTGTCATTTTGGCGTATATTTTGCTTGTCagtcatagagtaaaatagaggccagtctgtctgtaaggaggctagtcgcgctaacaatttatatataacagatttaaattataatatattgttttattagattttcgtacttcaagacatgtccaatcatgtgtttttcattacgtcgaccattttacaagtaataatgttgttcagtttcatgggctaaacacacccttacccaccctataccccctcccttgcctcatatggtaggtacctatctacacctattaaatttataaccaccaccaaccaccaactgcataaataactttgtaatcccatatatttatatgggattacaaagttattgatgcagttggtgtatttggaaaactggaccgaaattacaaaatatttaagttttcccatgattaagacactaaactctatatgtattccaaatatgaagcttctaagtctgctagaagtgccttggacttttgatgatcggtgagtcagtgagtgacaaaatttagaaactttaacaagttgtcattcttaaactactggttcaaattgactgaaatttcaaatattccgtgtttatacaatgccggattagttactgaagattcaggtttcttgctttatccacaaccgaattatagggggtcgaaaaaggcccgaattgcttcgagaaaaggatggtacggccgtgccgctttttttttgctcgacttggcgggggcactgccgtgcccccagatattcAGTACTTATATTGTTACTTGTCTTATTTGTTAaatgataacaattaaatataatttatgctgTCTCCTCACAACATTGTGTGCTACTGAGACAGACATTAATAATATAGAATATGGCTATCATATTTCTAGCTGACGAAAATAAGgattaatcataatttatggAGTATTTCAACTCGTggtcttacaaaaaaaaacagcgATAGATCATGTAACTTAGGTTAAAGTCATGAAGATGTCGATGtcaatgaaaaacattttttatggaataagccggtaaacgagcagacggatcacctggcaATCGccgccttttaggggttaggaatttaagggctgttgggaaatcggggattgggaagattagggagggtaattgggcctccggtaacctcactcacacaaggaaacacaacgcaagcgtggtttcacgtcggttttctgtaaggcggTGGTATcgctccgatcgagccggcccattcgtgaccgaagcatagctctcccacacttacactTACTATAGGTATACATTATATGAATAGTAACTTACGTGTACGGTCAAGTAGTTGTTGTATCCAGGTCCGGCAGGGTCGGTGCTGGTTTCTTGGTTGAGTGAGGAACATGACCGTGACTTGCTGAGCTGCGGCGACGACTCCTGCAACTCTTTCTGCAGCTCCTTGCGAGCCAGCCGCGGCGTCAGCGTGCTCttcaatatgtatttactgttCACCTTCTTCAAACTAACCGCTTTCCTATAAAAGAGAAACAGAATGTTTCGGTAAGTCGTCGCTgtaattttaagataattaCATTATTCATAAAGTAATAGCAGTCTAATTGGttcttaaataaagaaatacgtaCTTTCTACGCCAAATGGTGTTGACGAAAGCAAATTCAACTAATGCAGAGAAGATAAAGCCAATGCAGCCCAGGAACCAGATCTCACTAGCTTTGATATATGACACCTTCGGTAATGTCTTCGCCTGAGAGGACGCCAATGTGATGAACGATAACATCGTGCTTGTACCTAGaacgacaaacaaaatatataaactcTGAACTCAAGACATATCGCAGATCTTTATCCTGTAGAGTAATAGTACGTACCTAGTGTTATTCTAGGTGCCGATGCGTCTGCCTGCAGCCAAAACGTGACCCACGACATAGCGACAATCATCATTGAAGGGATAAAGTAATCCATCAAATAGTAACCCACTTCACGACCCAGTTTGAACGTGAATTTTAAGGCACTATAGTTTCCGGCTGTAAAACGATATAAAcagacattattttattgctacTTGAGTGAGTAACATTATTGTAATgacgtaataaaaaaagtaaattacatCTTCCTTCGCCGAGACGCATGTTGACAATATCCCCACGGACAACTGACTCATTCGTCCAAAAATCCAGCAGAGAATATTCCGTTAAATGTAGCTCCGACGACAACCGGACCGGGCTGTCTTTTTCCCACATTAGCCTTAAAATGGAGGCGTTGTACTTCCCTAAAATTATAGAATAAGGAAAATGGTTATTGTGCACGGGTAGTTGAGgagtttaacatatttttgtgaTTCATATACCTACTATGACGTTAAAAGAAAGATAATAAGCATTGTAAAACAACAGTTTTACGTAAATGCGTTTGTTTATAAACAGCAAATTTACTAAGGGATTATGTAGTATGTGTGGAATCCTTACAGCTCTCCAAATTCATTGAGCAGGTTTGATCATCGAATGGAAACTTTTGTAGATTCATCCAACAGTAGAGTACAGCTTGCATTCGTCTGCTGAACAGCACCTCGCCGGTGGGTGATATTGATATCAGCACGTCTTTGCTGTCCGTTCCCATCAAGCTTGAGGACTGTTCATTGGACATGTACAGATGAGGAACCCATACTCTTTCTCTTAAATCACTTTCACCGATAATCTTTAACCTCTCCGGTGAGAATAATTTATACGCTAGCCGAGGATCAGTCCATCGTAGTTGAAGCAGAAAATGAAGTTTGAAGTTCtggaatgaaaatattttggttcGTTACAAACGTAAGTACGTCTTGCACTAACTATAAGTATCTCTGCATAAAAATGTCCTTATGAAGTTAAGAGTAAATAGAGAAATATCTCACCAAGTCATGAGCCTCAGCGGGTTGTATGAAGTAGACGTAGGCGCTCGCATGCACATACACTACGTCACCAGTGGTGTAGGTAGGCAGCAGCAGCCGATCATAGCGGCATTGGTGGGCCAGCCGGGATAGGAACTCTGATTGTGTGTAGTTGTCGCCATCGGTGAGGCTCGGGCAATCAGCCGCAACGTTTTGCCtgtaaaaacaacaacaatcaATTGATAAGTATGAATGTTTGACAACAATAGATCATTGGTCTTCTTATCACGTAGCCACACGACCACATGCAGACTGTTAAATCAGGCACGCTATTAGCGACCTTATTCGAGGGCAATAGGCAAAAATTGTAACATTGATTTTTAGCCAGTGAATTGTTTTCCTTATCCTGATTCCTGgtctattaataaatacttaagtgGTGATAAGGTTAGAGGTAAGAGTCTATTTAGTGCTAATGCGCGACACCTCATTCATATTTAATATCTAATCGTCTAGGCGACTGACCCGTGAGAATAGGATAGCAATAGCAATCATTAAAACAAACTGCCACTGACATTAATCTTCTAAGTTGTAGTATATGAATGCAATCGTTATCTGTTATTGATGTAGCAGTTTTGGTAACTACCTTACAGCTTCCTTCTAACCAAATTAGCGAGTTATTATAATTCTGTGTGACAACGTGTTGCATTTATGTTTATCAGTTAGACATGTGAACCGGAATTCTGTGTTTAATCAATGGAGCATAACGAGGCCGTCTGCAAAATAGTTGATCCTTTTAGTGACTTAGAAAGAGGATATGTGGAgcaaaactataataaaagtaattgtgCATGAAATTCCTAACTTCTACACTTTATCATAGCATCACTGACGATAGGCTGCTTTGGTAATGAATATGAAATTATGAATAAACGAAAAAATTGTGATGTCAAAATCCCACCATAATAAATGCTTCAGTTAAAGAAGTAGACAACATAATCATCCTATACAAGTGAACAATGAGGAAGCATTACTTCATAATGAAGGCCATAATAGATTGTCATTGTTAAAATTCGGCTACTGATCTCGGCGAAATTCACAGCTCGTCTGTCATGTTAACAAAAGAATGtcttgtgttattttaaaacgttatctATTGATATATGATGCTACTGTGTTTAATTTGCCATGCGGTGCATTTGACAAATATCTTAACGAACCGTTCTAATTTTAGCCGAATTGATCGGTAAAAATGGTTTCTGTCTAGAAATACAACTAATGATCTAATTACGGTTGAAGAACGTGCAAAACATTCGCTTGGTCTAACATTTATGACCTTTACAATTGATACGAAGAAACAACGACACGTCGGATGACTGTAAAACGTTTACCTAGGTGTCTGAACGTGTGCCTTTATTTTTGAGGAAACAATGCACCTGACATACTGACATCTACCTACTAACGTAGCCTTACCGCCGTTATGtagttcattattaattttatctatgcTCGATCACGTCTACGCGTTGTGACAGTGATTGCGCGTTGTACAAACTCTCTtttcaataacaatacataattgtTTACTGAAAGACGTTGTAGTATCAGTTTAATATATGGATTCATGGTGCGGCAAGGTCGGAGTGGGAGCTGGTAACGACAACAGTGCTAATATTTGTGGTGCCTGATAACATTATGAACCAATTCTGAGAGATATCAACAAGATTTACTCTTAGATTACGGCTAAGCCACATGCTACGTGtacattaaatatgttttacattCTTATGCAGACTCGAAACGCTTCATTACTAACATGGCTATGTAATGTAGTCTGTTTCAGTTGACTTAACCCTGATCCCggtaattaataaatacgtaAATGTGGGCCAAATTACTGATCACTACTTCCGTTCAAGGAATAACCTTAAACTATTTGGCTTGCTCTTTACTTCTTGCTTCCTATTGTTTATTCAGCGTACCTCTCTTGCAGTGTACCTAACGTTAAACAAATTTGTTCAGCGGCTCttatattatgttaatctgAGCACACACTATCTAAGAATCTACGCAACTAATATAAATTTTGTTCTGATAAAAGATAACAGTAGTCGAGTTCGGGGTAACCGGATAAAAAGCTTTAATTTACACTTCAGTTTGCTCTAAAAGCTAACAGCAATGTAGATACGGTAATGCAAACTTTCAGTTAGTGGAAACggcatttattattattctagacCGATGATAAACACTAAATGTGAGGTGACATCATTCATTTGCCAACCATGAAGTTGTAAGAATTAGTTgaattacttatgtattttaaatagcaGTGACATATCACTTACTGCAGCTAGTTACATTTTATGAGTCGTTTGCGCTactagaatttatttaaatgttcaCTCATTAGCTGAAATGTCGGTAATTATGGACCTACAATTATTcatcttttattaaaaagaagatatttctaagatttttttgttatgcTTAGAgcaatttaaaagttaattacaatGTCAACAAACTGAAATACAGATAACTTGCGTCACTAGAACTGTATGAAAATTGTAGTATTTCTTTAAAGTCCCACTTCATTTGTTTGTTTCACGTGCGTAAAAGTACTTTACAGTTGTTACCGCAATGACGTAGCATCATTTCAATGGAAGTGCATTCTTATTTGCATACGCATTAGGTATCTAATAAATTGTGAgacattaaacaaacaaaactatcaCGAATAACAACAAAGTGATATACAAAGATAATTAGGGTTTTATCAGAGACTACTGTGTACAATCGCAGTGTTAGACAATGTAAATGAAATGTTAAGTGTGCATCTAATGTGACAACTGATTTCTGAGAAAGCCTTTTATAAACGACTGTTAGTTATGTTTTACTAAAGTACTATTATTATACGCTATAGTCTGCTCAAACGGATATGACTGAAACATATTTGGTGCTagatttaaaatacttataaattaaattctcaCTCTTAAGATGTCTATGTTATTCTACTACTGTTTTAGGCATTAACATACCATTTAAGTTGCAACATAGTTTAGGAAAATGTCTTCAGCGATGACGCTTATTCAATACTCCTAATATGACGATTGATTTATTCAATGTGGACAATGCTATTCGTgttcaaattgaattgaatttaagtagtataataagtacctaatataacaGTGATTAAATGATAATATTGTTCTTATGCGTAAACATTTCACAGCGACCTTTGCCTAAAATGAATTAGTATCAATCTATCTTCGCTGTTCCAAAGACAAATTGACGTTGTTATCGCGGTTGACGACCTCGAAAACTCCATAAAATTGTATGAAGGCATATAAATTATATCTATCTAGTGCCCAGAACTATTCGTCCGTCACACGTGTCGTTAATTATCACCAGTTTCAGCTGTAATAACTGTGCTGTGCAGCCTTTTTTGGTGAAATAAGATGCTATCTGAAGTTACGGTAGACGaaaatatctaagtaggtacttgcGTATCGATGAACATAGTGCTGAAGATTTACGTAGATTGTAGGTTATTAAGCaggataattaattacatatccacatttatgataattaattacatatcaAAATTCATTATATGTAAAAAATGCAACAAATGATAAATGCTGTAAGGGTGTCCGTAAGATTGTTTGGTACTCTTTCAGGCCACATGAGTAGAACAATTTTCTACTCATGTGTTCAAGCGCTGGCCGTAACGTATAAGTGATATTATAACTTCGTTACACTAACTTactgaaattaaataagtatttatccAATACCTACGTAAGTTATAGTAGGCATGAGTAGATAATTTTCACGAAAAATAATTCTAACACCTCGGTTATCTATTGTAGTTAAGCTACAATTTACAAATCTTACACGAGTCCTAGCAAAATCACacgcaaataaaaatgttgtagtCGCGACTCGCGATGCGTGTGTCATTATTTCCTGTTTGAATGCTAATAATTATCGATAATAGTGTTCGCAAATAATGTACAACAAATTAAACGGGAGTCACGCTTTATTAGTCACGAAAaagcttattatttattaacactcGTATTAACACAATTAGCGGCTCATTACGATATAGTACCTACTGCTAAGTATATGTTGCTAgacttatgtccgaatactcaaacgctactcaattttaagacgctctcaaaactagttctgtccttataagttctttataaaatgacagagccaacacgatatttaagtgcaacttaaatttgagtagcatttcagtattcgggcgttaggtGTCGCGGTTTACATGACAATTAAAACATCATGACTTAGGACTTCATGATTCATGGCTTCATGACGGACGTAGTTAtactaatgattattatttttttaatttaattacaaggATTTTATTTCTTAACGCAAACCTTTGACGTCAAATTCGATCGATACAAAACGTCTTGATTTCACAACAAGAATCAATTCTCAGTTTCCTCTTTACTTTTTACCACTGGCATCCAAGGTACAGGTAAAATTATAGACTTACCTATATGCATGTGTTTTGCATGTAAAATTGATATTTGTAAACAAGTTaaaaaattgtacctacttGCTAAGTATGATTCCTAATTACCTAAAATGCTAGAGTAAAACAGCTTAATTGTAATTTGATCATCTTTCCTAACATTCGTATTgtgttaaattgtaaaattgaaTAGACTATAGTGACTATACGTATTGCAAGACTGGCTGGCTGTCAATAAGATGATCGGTACAGCACATTTACCTCAACCGTAAGGTCAGAGACTATTGAGGTAATTCGATTCGGAAATAGTTTCGCATTCATTTATCTACATTTCATGTAGTCCATAACAATGCAACGCGAGGGTCCGTGGTGTGACGGTAAGGTCGAGCTAGTGAGGCGCCGGTGGCGGTGACGGAGCACGCGCATCCATCTGCATCAGAATAGCCGACACTTCGCCACGCTCATTGTCAACTAACagatgttaataattataaatgatacTGCAGCTTCCTCTCCTCATTACTATTCACTCGACGTACCAACAGTCGTGAGACAAAATCACGAAATCTAGTGTAAAtcatagttttcttttttaaactaatgATGCAATATGAGGCGACCTAGTTTGCAATAAATGTCTAGTAGTTTAACGGAGTTGTGTGTGTATTCAaacgttacaataaaaaaaggaacggAAAGCTATACATTTATTCGATTAGCATTCAATGTTAATAACTATGGTAATTACAATCGGGTAAAAGAATTATGTGTTTTTGGTTAATGTTTTAATTGGCGATGGTCAGTCTACCTTGAATTTATCTAAGTCATGTGACTGACGACGAGCGCGTCACTATTCATAAAACTAGTTGCCTACAGCATTTCGACATAGCATTGATAACGTCGTATATTGAATCATACAGACGGATAACCACATTAGTCTTCCTAATACGTGCATATTCACATAAAGAAGAAAACATTGGCATAACCGACATTTTTATTGCAAGGAGCCATGTGAACAAAAGAAACCAATTAGTCATCTTTTCGTATGTAATCACGTAACATACGAAAAACTGAATAGATGttaaatagtttataataagttaatgttacaataaatacatattagatTAGAATGCGGACACAGAGATACTAAAGAATTTAGAAAAAACTATTAGGGATGAAGAACAAATAACAATCAATACTAGATTAGCttagtataatatataaaataataattgaaatgctACGAGCTTTTTAAGTGAATATACCTAAGGAGATTATTGTCTTTTCATAggtattaaattttcttttaatgaatCACTGTGAGTAAATACGCATTTCGCAAATTACCCAAAACACTTACTTTACCTACTAGTATTTTTCCTTGCGTAAGTAAAATGTTCCCGTTAAGGATAACGGATGCCAAAGGTTTTTAAGTTGCTCATAAACGTATTTACCTACTCAGTCAAGTAGGTAAAaagcatttatattttttggtatttgacgtacaatattacattttccCTAAAACATTTGATATGTACTCCCATACATACTGAATCCCAAATGTACATACCTACCTAGGTGAATCAGTTCCCGTCACATATGTCATGTGTAAAAGTTATCGTACCTAAATGAGAAAaggtaataataacattttcatgcaaactaattcattaatttatcactacatagtataaaataaaacaaagtcgctttctctgtccctatctgcctttgtatgcttaaatctttaaaaccacgcaacggattttgaagcggttttttttaatagagtgattcaagaggaaggaacatataaaatgtataatacatgcataatatatcaccattgcacctatgcgaagctggggcgggtcgctagtgatTTATAAGTATAACGAAAGACAAAGAAATAGTTACATCGTGATAAATGTCTGATCTCTCATCATGTTGGAATTGGAAACAATTGTAAATCACATTGTAACTAGATTGAGAAGATAATGGAAATAATTTACTCCTGAATGAGTTTCCTGTCAACTGACCGGAAATTTCTAGCAAAATGAATACCTATTTGTAGTAAATCATTATTAGCATAGTTGATGTAACTTCGTTTACGTTAGATCAGTTACTTAACTCCAACTTAGAGTCTGATTAACAAAGGACCTGCACTaagcatattattt from Spodoptera frugiperda isolate SF20-4 chromosome 26, AGI-APGP_CSIRO_Sfru_2.0, whole genome shotgun sequence includes the following:
- the LOC118264541 gene encoding pH-sensitive chloride channel 2 — protein: MDNKISIALTLLLTICNQAQGEKTQVQNVAADCPSLTDGDNYTQSEFLSRLAHQCRYDRLLLPTYTTGDVVYVHASAYVYFIQPAEAHDLNFKLHFLLQLRWTDPRLAYKLFSPERLKIIGESDLRERVWVPHLYMSNEQSSSLMGTDSKDVLISISPTGEVLFSRRMQAVLYCWMNLQKFPFDDQTCSMNLESWKYNASILRLMWEKDSPVRLSSELHLTEYSLLDFWTNESVVRGDIVNMRLGEGRSGNYSALKFTFKLGREVGYYLMDYFIPSMMIVAMSWVTFWLQADASAPRITLGTSTMLSFITLASSQAKTLPKVSYIKASEIWFLGCIGFIFSALVEFAFVNTIWRRKKAVSLKKVNSKYILKSTLTPRLARKELQKELQESSPQLSKSRSCSSLNQETSTDPAGPGYNNYLTVHSFPSAMNLPTITTQSFDDLIGQGGKQQRGNGSEGSDEPPKHNWTTMTPQEIATWIDKRSRIMFPLLFIVFNILYWTFVYCL